The Polycladomyces zharkentensis genome window below encodes:
- a CDS encoding NADH-quinone oxidoreductase subunit A → MGYSANYVMLAVFFLLGLGLPLVAFTAGSLLRPRKPTPAKGISYESGADPVGDSWIQFNVRYYLFALLFVVFDVETIFLYPWATVYHELRSGVGLFTLVEMLVFVLLLLVGLCYAWKKKVLEWK, encoded by the coding sequence ATGGGCTATTCCGCCAATTACGTCATGCTTGCCGTATTCTTTTTGCTCGGGTTGGGACTTCCGCTTGTCGCGTTTACGGCGGGAAGCCTTCTTCGCCCCCGGAAACCGACTCCCGCAAAAGGGATCAGTTATGAAAGCGGAGCCGATCCGGTGGGAGACAGTTGGATTCAGTTCAATGTGCGATATTACCTGTTCGCGCTGCTTTTCGTCGTCTTTGATGTGGAGACGATTTTTCTCTACCCTTGGGCGACGGTGTATCACGAGCTTCGATCCGGCGTCGGATTGTTCACGCTGGTGGAAATGCTCGTGTTTGTGCTGTTGTTGTTGGTCGGATTATGCTACGCCTGGAAAAAGAAGGTGTTGGAATGGAAATAA
- a CDS encoding AbrB family transcriptional regulator has protein sequence MRHFFTKKNGRYAGLIVIGGIGGWLVALTDLPAGWMIGSLMVSAIMTFWKPHWFHPNQREFSMFWQNAGQLLLAIELGKQVNRSIWLTLFENGPIIIIVLIVSFGASLCCGWALWRYSRTDLLTGLFASTPGGMSTMPSLAEEMGANPIVVSMVQLIRLSLVVSLIPLLAFAFVGHPSGHVVSARTDNGSFWVTIVLTVAAWIAAIVGKRLKFPAPWLTGGMLGTALAQTAVSVWFGHDLHPWWSDALFCAAQVWIGTGIGIKVSRQRLMEVKSAALVGGITSFLMLSVMVLCAFIISKWTNIPLTTSLFAMAPGGVAEMAVTSISFHADATFVVAVQVIRVLAVIIMLPPVLRWLHRITCNSHA, from the coding sequence GTGCGCCATTTTTTCACAAAGAAAAACGGGCGATATGCGGGACTGATCGTGATCGGGGGGATTGGCGGCTGGCTGGTGGCATTGACCGATCTTCCCGCCGGGTGGATGATCGGGTCATTGATGGTTTCCGCCATCATGACGTTTTGGAAACCACACTGGTTTCATCCGAACCAGCGAGAGTTTTCGATGTTTTGGCAAAACGCGGGGCAATTGCTGTTGGCGATTGAACTGGGAAAGCAGGTGAACCGCTCGATTTGGCTGACCTTGTTTGAAAACGGCCCGATTATCATCATTGTGTTGATCGTTTCCTTCGGGGCTTCGCTATGCTGTGGTTGGGCTTTGTGGCGATACAGCCGCACGGATCTGCTGACCGGTCTGTTCGCCTCCACTCCCGGCGGGATGTCCACCATGCCGAGCCTGGCAGAAGAAATGGGAGCCAACCCGATTGTGGTAAGTATGGTGCAATTGATTCGCCTTTCTCTCGTGGTCAGCCTGATCCCGCTCTTGGCATTCGCCTTTGTCGGTCACCCTTCCGGGCATGTCGTATCTGCCAGGACAGACAACGGATCATTCTGGGTGACGATTGTATTGACCGTTGCTGCCTGGATTGCGGCCATTGTCGGGAAACGACTGAAATTTCCGGCTCCCTGGCTGACAGGTGGTATGCTGGGAACAGCACTCGCTCAAACGGCCGTCTCCGTCTGGTTCGGGCACGATCTGCATCCCTGGTGGAGTGATGCGCTTTTTTGTGCAGCCCAAGTGTGGATCGGCACCGGCATCGGCATCAAGGTCAGCAGACAACGGTTGATGGAAGTCAAGTCAGCGGCGCTGGTGGGCGGTATCACGTCCTTCCTCATGCTGTCGGTCATGGTGCTTTGTGCGTTCATCATCTCGAAATGGACGAATATCCCGCTGACCACTTCCCTGTTTGCCATGGCACCGGGTGGTGTTGCCGAAATGGCGGTCACATCCATCAGTTTTCATGCAGATGCCACATTCGTCGTTGCCGTGCAGGTAATACGTGTCCTGGCGGTGATCATCATGCTCCCGCCGGTGCTGCGATGGCTGCATCGGATCACATGCAACTCGCACGCTTAA